In a single window of the Verrucomicrobiaceae bacterium genome:
- a CDS encoding AAA family ATPase, which yields MKRQAAKSPAQAHCRIVLTGGPGGGKTTAADLFRREIGDRVVMVPEAATMVFSGGFPRSTLPMAVHAAQRAIYHVQRNLEDVQAALYPEKVLLCDRGTVDGAAYWPGDSADFFAEMGSTLAAELARYDAVIFFESAAAGGMDIQSGNPIRNETLEQAVQLDHRLRALWSQHPRFILVPHNPSFFKKISHGLAVLDSIVRELDCKPPPQPRRTAPPSRRSGV from the coding sequence ATGAAACGCCAAGCTGCTAAATCACCCGCACAGGCTCACTGCCGCATCGTGCTCACCGGCGGCCCCGGTGGCGGCAAAACGACTGCCGCAGACCTCTTCCGCCGCGAGATCGGCGACCGCGTCGTCATGGTGCCAGAGGCCGCCACCATGGTCTTCAGCGGCGGCTTCCCCCGCTCCACCCTGCCCATGGCCGTGCATGCCGCACAGCGTGCCATCTACCATGTTCAGCGGAATCTCGAGGACGTACAGGCCGCGCTCTATCCCGAAAAAGTGCTCCTCTGTGACCGTGGCACCGTCGATGGCGCCGCCTACTGGCCCGGAGACAGCGCAGACTTTTTCGCAGAGATGGGCAGCACACTCGCGGCCGAGCTGGCACGCTATGACGCCGTCATCTTCTTTGAAAGCGCCGCCGCTGGCGGCATGGACATCCAGAGTGGCAATCCCATCCGCAATGAAACCCTGGAGCAGGCCGTGCAGCTCGATCACCGGCTCCGCGCCCTCTGGTCGCAGCACCCGCGCTTCATTCTCGTGCCGCATAATCCATCCTTCTTCAAAAAGATCTCCCACGGCCTCGCCGTGCTCGACAGCATCGTACGCGAGCTCGACTGCAAACCACCTCCGCAGCCCAGACGCACCGCCCCACCCTCGCGGCGGTCCGGAGTCTGA
- a CDS encoding M48 family metallopeptidase, with product MKKVSPRLCSLALPMVLALSTILIACTTVPEMGRSSFNFIPNTHLSQMGLTEFEKMKKDKRRSYNSTQLAAVNRVATRLKRVVPLRNANWEFVLFDDSQPNAFALPGGKVGVNSGIFKVAHNDAQLAAVLGHELAHVVAGHSGERMSTSILGAAGVAVLGAMLGQEGGPDANIATTAAGAAVGLGVLRFGRGQELEADKMGAIYMARGGYDPQQSIQLWQNFAAHSRSKSGAQLPAFLSTHPLDSTRIESLRAFMPRAMQEYH from the coding sequence ATGAAAAAAGTCTCACCCCGCCTCTGCTCACTCGCCTTGCCCATGGTGCTCGCACTCAGCACCATCCTCATCGCCTGCACCACCGTGCCGGAGATGGGCCGCAGCTCCTTCAATTTCATCCCCAACACGCACCTCAGCCAAATGGGGCTGACCGAGTTCGAAAAGATGAAAAAGGACAAGCGCCGCTCCTACAACAGCACCCAACTCGCCGCCGTCAATCGTGTGGCCACCCGGCTCAAGCGTGTCGTCCCCCTCCGCAATGCCAACTGGGAATTCGTCCTCTTTGATGACAGTCAGCCAAACGCCTTCGCCCTCCCCGGCGGCAAAGTCGGCGTCAACAGCGGCATCTTCAAAGTCGCTCACAATGATGCCCAGCTCGCCGCCGTGCTCGGCCATGAGCTAGCCCACGTCGTCGCCGGACACAGCGGCGAGCGCATGAGCACCAGCATCCTCGGAGCCGCAGGCGTCGCCGTCCTCGGAGCCATGCTAGGCCAAGAAGGCGGCCCCGATGCCAACATCGCCACCACCGCCGCAGGTGCCGCCGTCGGACTCGGCGTCCTGCGCTTCGGCCGTGGACAGGAGCTCGAAGCCGATAAAATGGGAGCCATCTACATGGCCCGTGGCGGCTACGACCCGCAGCAGAGCATCCAGCTTTGGCAAAACTTCGCTGCACACAGCCGCAGCAAGAGCGGAGCCCAGCTCCCCGCCTTCCTCAGCACCCACCCGCTCGACTCCACCCGCATCGAAAGCCTCCGCGCCTTCATGCCCCGCGCCATGCAGGAGTATCATTGA
- a CDS encoding SMP-30/gluconolactonase/LRE family protein, with protein MLRPLLALSLALAQPLIAADEYPPGPDSKPQPGIAKGTLIKDTYRAASDSVFPGTEREYTLYLPAAFDPAKPTPYMVFQDGVIYQAPTVFDNLIAKKEIPPLVGVFIRPGVVPAANDNALPRFNRSYEYDSVNPSYSQFLIDEFLPAIEAKHGLKLSTDPNHAAISGNSSGGICAFMAAWHRPDRFRRVFTGVGTYVGIHGADQLPVLVRKVEPKPLRVFLQSGTGDNNLYCGDWWMANQMMERSLTWAGYDVNHAWGEGGHNAKHATQIFPDVMRWLWRDWQTNIEVKANPKDDSKWKGYEIIPTGSAWEKVENSLKQPAHHLQVDLSGQITPTANPHPRAVDHTGRKIALPEGGNGQSLCLSPDQTLAYISQKNAHFIHSAQISPSGTLQHAQPYYMLETRDDGTCEASGMSVDTEGRLYVATALGVQVCDQAGRVNYILPTPKQPLDVCFGGKDLSELFIACGDTIYKRPTKAKGVISGQQKPLKPTAPKL; from the coding sequence ATGCTCCGCCCACTCCTCGCACTCAGTCTCGCCCTGGCTCAGCCCTTAATAGCGGCAGATGAATACCCACCAGGGCCAGACTCCAAGCCCCAACCCGGCATCGCCAAAGGCACCCTCATCAAAGACACCTACCGCGCCGCCAGCGACAGCGTCTTCCCCGGCACCGAGCGTGAATACACCCTCTACCTCCCCGCCGCATTCGATCCGGCAAAGCCCACGCCCTACATGGTCTTCCAGGACGGCGTCATCTACCAGGCCCCCACCGTCTTCGACAATCTCATCGCCAAAAAAGAAATCCCACCCCTCGTCGGCGTCTTCATCCGCCCCGGCGTCGTCCCCGCAGCGAACGACAATGCCCTCCCCCGCTTCAATCGCAGCTACGAATACGACAGCGTCAACCCCTCCTACTCGCAGTTCCTCATCGACGAGTTCCTGCCCGCCATCGAGGCCAAGCACGGCCTCAAACTGAGCACCGATCCCAATCACGCCGCCATCTCCGGCAACAGCAGCGGCGGCATCTGTGCCTTCATGGCCGCGTGGCATCGCCCGGACCGCTTTCGTCGCGTCTTTACAGGCGTGGGCACCTACGTCGGCATTCACGGGGCCGATCAACTGCCCGTCCTCGTCCGCAAAGTCGAGCCCAAGCCCCTCCGCGTCTTCCTCCAAAGCGGCACCGGCGACAACAACCTCTACTGCGGCGACTGGTGGATGGCCAACCAGATGATGGAACGCAGCCTCACCTGGGCCGGTTACGACGTGAACCACGCCTGGGGCGAAGGCGGCCACAACGCCAAACACGCCACCCAAATCTTCCCCGACGTGATGCGCTGGCTCTGGCGCGACTGGCAGACGAACATCGAAGTGAAGGCCAACCCGAAAGACGATTCGAAGTGGAAAGGCTACGAAATCATCCCCACCGGCTCCGCCTGGGAAAAAGTGGAGAATTCACTCAAACAGCCCGCACATCACCTCCAAGTCGATCTCAGCGGCCAAATCACTCCCACAGCCAATCCACATCCTAGAGCCGTGGACCACACCGGACGCAAAATCGCCCTCCCAGAAGGAGGCAATGGTCAATCCCTCTGCTTATCACCCGATCAAACACTCGCCTACATCTCGCAAAAAAACGCCCACTTCATCCACTCTGCCCAAATCAGCCCCAGCGGCACCCTCCAGCATGCCCAGCCCTATTACATGCTCGAAACCCGAGATGACGGCACCTGCGAAGCCTCCGGCATGAGCGTGGACACCGAAGGCCGCCTCTACGTCGCCACCGCACTCGGCGTGCAAGTCTGTGATCAGGCTGGCCGCGTCAACTACATCCTCCCCACGCCCAAACAGCCCCTAGACGTCTGCTTCGGCGGCAAAGACCTCAGCGAACTATTCATCGCCTGCGGCGACACCATCTACAAACGCCCCACCAAGGCCAAAGGCGTGATCAGCGGCCAACAAAAGCCCCTCAAGCCCACCGCCCCGAAACTCTAA